The following are from one region of the Orenia metallireducens genome:
- a CDS encoding GNAT family N-acetyltransferase: MTIKVREYNHEEDFKLIGDFLVNTYKPGKEIINWLQPRWEYMHYHPYLFVNKLDKKFDKIGIWEDDGMIVGIAHFEHHLGTVYIQLDPNYSHLKSEMLRYSEENLSGISDQGKPYVSVYIKDNDTNFQAIAESMGFKRGDQYLEAMSQYQVPKIFPEIKLAEGFKLKSLADDNNLNKVNRVLWRGFDHQGEPNPDLAGRKLMQSAPNYRKELNIVVEAPNGEFVSYCGMWYDPINKIAYVEPVATDPGYRRMGLGKAAVLEGIRRCSKLGATVAYVATDKEFYLAIGFEKLFDRYPWFKELD, from the coding sequence ATGACAATTAAGGTTAGAGAATATAATCATGAAGAAGACTTTAAATTAATTGGAGATTTTTTAGTTAATACTTATAAACCTGGTAAAGAGATTATCAACTGGTTACAGCCACGCTGGGAATATATGCACTATCACCCTTATTTATTTGTAAATAAACTGGATAAGAAATTTGATAAGATTGGCATTTGGGAAGATGATGGAATGATTGTGGGGATAGCACACTTTGAACATCATTTAGGAACAGTTTATATACAGTTAGATCCCAATTATTCTCACTTAAAGAGTGAAATGCTCAGATATTCTGAAGAGAATCTATCAGGAATATCAGATCAAGGTAAACCCTATGTAAGTGTCTATATTAAAGATAATGATACTAATTTTCAAGCTATTGCTGAATCTATGGGCTTTAAAAGAGGAGACCAATATTTAGAAGCAATGTCCCAATATCAAGTTCCTAAAATCTTTCCAGAGATTAAGTTAGCAGAAGGCTTTAAACTTAAGAGCTTAGCTGATGATAATAATTTAAATAAAGTAAACAGAGTACTTTGGCGAGGATTTGACCATCAAGGAGAACCAAATCCAGATTTAGCAGGTCGCAAACTGATGCAATCTGCTCCAAACTACAGAAAAGAATTAAATATTGTAGTTGAAGCTCCTAATGGAGAATTTGTATCATATTGTGGGATGTGGTATGATCCTATCAACAAAATTGCCTATGTCGAACCTGTAGCAACTGATCCAGGTTATCGAAGGATGGGTCTTGGAAAAGCTGCTGTATTAGAAGGAATTAGAAGATGTAGTAAATTAGGAGCTACAGTTGCCTACGTAGCTACAGATAAAGAGTTCTATTTAGCAATTGGATTTGAAAAATTATTTGATAGATACCCTTGGTTCAAAGAGTTAGATTAA
- a CDS encoding MBL fold metallo-hydrolase: protein MEKNILQEITKKPISSQQITKDIFLVEFPLVNAILVGNPQAESGEWALIGAGMAHTAKAIIKEAESYFGKGSQPTSIILTHGHFDHVGAIIELTNQWNCPVYAHELELPYLKGERDYPPADPNVSEGLIAQISPTFPNQSINLGDRVQALPADGGVPGMFGWRWIHTPGHTPGHVSLFRDEDRIFIAGDAITTLKQDSAEAVLSKEKEVNGPPAYFTTDWDSAKNSVQAIKDLNPEMVISSHGLPIKGEELREQLENLVANFDKVAVPQEGVYV from the coding sequence GTGGAAAAGAATATATTACAAGAGATAACCAAAAAACCGATTTCATCTCAACAGATTACTAAGGATATATTCTTAGTAGAGTTTCCTTTAGTCAATGCCATTTTAGTTGGAAACCCTCAGGCTGAGAGTGGTGAATGGGCTTTAATTGGTGCCGGTATGGCACATACTGCTAAAGCTATTATTAAGGAAGCAGAGAGCTACTTTGGTAAAGGAAGTCAGCCTACATCAATTATTCTAACCCATGGTCATTTTGATCATGTTGGAGCTATAATTGAACTTACTAATCAATGGAATTGTCCTGTTTACGCCCATGAACTGGAGTTACCATATTTAAAAGGGGAGAGGGATTATCCACCTGCTGACCCCAATGTAAGTGAAGGATTAATAGCACAGATATCACCTACTTTTCCTAATCAGAGCATTAATTTAGGTGATCGTGTTCAAGCATTACCTGCTGATGGAGGGGTACCAGGGATGTTTGGTTGGCGTTGGATTCATACACCAGGTCATACGCCAGGTCATGTCTCTTTATTTAGGGATGAGGATAGGATTTTTATAGCTGGAGATGCAATTACTACCTTAAAACAGGATTCCGCTGAAGCTGTTTTAAGTAAGGAGAAAGAGGTAAATGGTCCTCCTGCTTATTTTACTACCGATTGGGATTCAGCTAAAAATTCAGTACAGGCTATCAAGGATTTAAATCCAGAGATGGTGATTTCAAGCCATGGCCTACCTATAAAAGGAGAAGAATTAAGAGAACAGTTAGAGAATTTAGTGGCAAACTTTGATAAGGTAGCAGTACCACAAGAAGGGGTTTATGTTTAA
- a CDS encoding ATP-dependent DNA helicase, producing the protein MNQKEYLQEVRDFFAPGNKLDSYFDKYEYRPEQQKMSVKIAEVFSKKEHLLVEAGTGTGKSLAYLVPSILMALKEEEKVVISTNTINLQEQLIKKDIPLLQEIFNLDFKAVLVKGRKNYICIRRLVQFGKSAQLDNQGYNTLSKIHHWVLETETGCRSDLDFRVGYDIWDNISSESDLCLRASCPYYEQCHFMFAREEAQEADILVVNHHILFADLALRQERGLDGENAVLPPYKQVVFDEAHNIEEVATSYLGFKVNRKGFIKLLESLYNFDQQTGVLLQTRVTISSLKKSIKQNFQQNIDNKLVPLVRKVNDLSHSLFNNLIRFIDNNTKGRDRKLRLIESIRDGQYWQESLIVEFDNLLINLNDLGKNLSELLEDIEFYEDEIDEVEAVKLELNAKIESILKVGADIAELINFPEEDYVYWLEGYDEDCSLHSAPLNIAQQLQDSLLGKMDSVILTSATLTVDKSFEFIKDNLGLIEENVETLEVGSPFDYRNQLRLGIAKDLPQPNHPAFIDAVIASIKEVIQATKGRTLVLFTSYGMLNKVYDVLEAQLDSLEVNNIYCQGMKSRQYLVEEFKNKEKAVLLGTSSFWEGVDIPGEELSCVVIVKLPFVVPSEPVISAKIEQLEAVGENPFIKYMVPKAVIKFKQGFGRLIRTKEDKGWIVILDNRVITKSYGKIFLDSLPNGCRILTDNLNVLSNKIRESI; encoded by the coding sequence ATGAATCAAAAAGAGTATTTACAAGAGGTAAGAGACTTTTTTGCACCAGGAAATAAATTAGATTCCTATTTTGATAAATATGAATATCGTCCTGAGCAACAGAAGATGTCAGTTAAGATTGCTGAAGTCTTCTCTAAAAAGGAGCATTTGTTGGTAGAGGCAGGGACTGGTACTGGGAAATCTTTGGCTTACTTAGTGCCAAGTATTTTAATGGCTTTAAAAGAAGAAGAGAAGGTTGTAATCTCTACTAATACAATCAATTTGCAAGAACAATTAATTAAAAAAGATATACCTCTATTACAAGAAATCTTCAATTTAGATTTTAAAGCAGTCTTAGTTAAAGGAAGAAAGAACTATATCTGTATTAGAAGGCTGGTTCAGTTTGGAAAATCAGCCCAGTTGGATAATCAAGGTTATAATACATTATCTAAGATTCATCATTGGGTCTTAGAGACAGAAACAGGTTGCCGTTCTGATTTGGATTTTAGAGTTGGCTATGACATTTGGGATAATATCTCTTCTGAGAGTGATTTATGCTTACGGGCAAGTTGCCCTTATTATGAGCAATGCCATTTTATGTTTGCTCGTGAGGAAGCCCAAGAAGCCGATATTTTAGTAGTAAACCATCATATATTATTTGCAGATTTGGCTTTACGCCAAGAAAGAGGCTTAGATGGTGAAAATGCCGTATTACCTCCTTATAAGCAGGTAGTCTTTGATGAAGCTCATAATATAGAGGAAGTAGCTACTAGTTATTTAGGATTTAAGGTCAATAGAAAGGGATTTATCAAGCTTTTAGAATCTCTTTATAATTTTGATCAACAGACAGGTGTATTGTTACAGACTAGGGTTACAATTAGTAGTCTAAAGAAGAGTATTAAGCAGAATTTTCAGCAGAATATAGACAATAAATTAGTTCCTTTAGTTAGAAAGGTAAATGACTTAAGCCATAGTTTGTTTAACAATTTAATTAGATTTATAGATAATAATACTAAGGGTAGAGATAGGAAATTAAGATTGATAGAATCCATTAGAGATGGTCAATATTGGCAAGAAAGTCTAATAGTTGAGTTTGATAATTTATTAATTAATTTAAATGATTTAGGTAAGAATCTAAGTGAGTTATTAGAAGATATAGAGTTTTATGAGGATGAAATAGATGAAGTAGAAGCAGTAAAATTAGAATTAAATGCTAAGATAGAGTCGATTTTAAAAGTAGGTGCTGATATTGCTGAATTAATAAACTTTCCTGAAGAGGATTATGTTTATTGGTTAGAAGGATATGATGAGGATTGTAGTTTACATTCTGCTCCTTTAAATATAGCCCAACAGTTGCAAGATAGCCTCTTAGGTAAGATGGATTCAGTTATCTTGACCTCTGCTACTTTAACAGTGGATAAATCCTTTGAATTTATCAAAGATAATTTAGGGTTGATAGAAGAGAATGTAGAGACTTTGGAGGTTGGAAGCCCTTTTGATTATAGGAATCAATTAAGATTAGGAATTGCTAAGGATTTACCCCAACCCAATCATCCTGCCTTTATAGATGCTGTAATTGCTAGTATTAAAGAGGTTATTCAAGCTACTAAAGGAAGGACTTTGGTTCTTTTTACTTCTTATGGAATGTTAAATAAGGTTTATGATGTACTAGAAGCTCAGTTAGATAGTTTAGAAGTTAATAATATCTATTGTCAAGGTATGAAGTCTCGTCAATACTTAGTTGAAGAATTTAAGAATAAAGAGAAAGCTGTCTTATTAGGAACATCAAGCTTTTGGGAGGGAGTAGATATTCCTGGTGAAGAGTTGAGTTGTGTGGTTATTGTTAAGCTTCCTTTTGTAGTTCCAAGCGAGCCTGTAATATCTGCAAAGATAGAGCAACTAGAAGCAGTAGGTGAAAATCCATTTATTAAGTATATGGTACCTAAAGCGGTAATTAAATTTAAGCAAGGCTTTGGTAGGTTGATTCGGACCAAAGAGGATAAAGGATGGATTGTAATCTTAGATAATAGAGTGATTACTAAAAGTTATGGTAAGATATTCTTAGATTCTCTACCTAATGGATGCCGAATACTGACAGATAATTTGAATGTCTTGAGTAATAAGATTAGAGAATCTATTTAA
- a CDS encoding cell wall hydrolase — translation MKIKVIIFLCLMSVFLIGVEVALAAPTFKVELVYTVSQGDALINIAKKFGVTVDEIRAANDLSRNQFIRVGDKLIIPENYNLNVYDEVKDDVEFVLYKKKDELSQYKLDSNQQYTVKIENNKRKKIDVRHLRTLNYYIKPGDNLYDLAREFNTTIDVLKALNNLDNSIIRLGDRIKLPINNLTPKEVLYHTISDEEFELLARLIHGEARGEPYIGQVAVGAVVLNRVIDSYFPNTITDVIYQPKQFSPVADGQINLRPNRTAYRAARAALKGEDPTRGARYFYNPRTAKYQWWFKTRETIVQIGDHVFAK, via the coding sequence ATGAAAATAAAGGTTATTATATTTTTATGTCTTATGTCAGTTTTTTTAATTGGAGTGGAGGTTGCTTTGGCAGCGCCAACTTTTAAAGTCGAGTTGGTCTATACTGTTTCACAGGGTGATGCTTTAATCAATATAGCTAAAAAATTTGGTGTAACTGTTGATGAAATTAGAGCTGCCAATGATCTTTCTAGGAATCAGTTTATTAGAGTTGGGGACAAGCTAATTATCCCTGAAAATTATAATTTAAATGTCTATGACGAAGTTAAAGATGATGTTGAATTTGTTCTTTATAAAAAAAAGGACGAGCTTAGTCAGTATAAATTAGATTCTAACCAGCAATATACAGTTAAGATAGAGAATAATAAGAGAAAGAAGATAGATGTAAGACATTTAAGGACTTTAAACTATTATATCAAACCAGGAGACAATCTTTATGATTTGGCTAGAGAGTTTAATACTACCATAGATGTACTTAAAGCATTAAACAACCTTGATAATTCTATAATTCGATTAGGTGATAGAATTAAGTTGCCTATTAATAATTTAACACCTAAGGAAGTTTTATACCATACTATCAGTGATGAGGAGTTTGAATTATTGGCTAGATTGATTCATGGTGAAGCTCGTGGTGAGCCTTATATTGGTCAAGTGGCTGTAGGAGCAGTTGTTTTAAATCGAGTGATAGATTCTTATTTTCCTAACACAATAACAGATGTTATTTATCAACCTAAACAGTTTAGTCCCGTAGCCGATGGGCAGATTAATCTAAGACCCAATAGAACAGCATATAGAGCAGCTAGAGCAGCATTAAAAGGAGAAGACCCAACAAGGGGGGCTCGTTACTTTTATAATCCTCGGACTGCTAAATATCAATGGTGGTTTAAGACAAGAGAGACTATAGTTCAAATTGGAGATCATGTCTTTGCTAAATAA
- a CDS encoding MBL fold metallo-hydrolase yields MRMYNILTLKFDMGKDLIEVHPLLIQEGEELILCDAGYPNQLQQIELELKRCGFTMRDLTKIFISHHDHDHIGSIGQLKENNPSVEIITSEIEKPFVEGTEKSLRLIQAEEYNESLNEEEKEFGEAFANYLKTINSVKVNTIVGDGDYIAKGVKVVSTPGHTPGHQSILLESESILFTGDALAFENNRLIIANPEFTLDIDECMKSIRKISDMKLSKLICYHGGLVENGISESLSELLENE; encoded by the coding sequence ATGAGAATGTATAATATATTGACATTGAAGTTTGACATGGGTAAAGATTTGATTGAAGTACATCCCCTTCTAATACAAGAAGGAGAAGAGTTGATTTTGTGTGATGCTGGATATCCAAATCAGTTACAACAAATTGAATTGGAATTGAAAAGATGTGGATTCACTATGCGTGATTTGACAAAAATCTTTATTTCGCATCATGATCATGATCATATTGGTTCAATTGGGCAATTGAAGGAGAATAATCCTTCAGTAGAAATAATAACATCTGAGATAGAGAAACCTTTTGTAGAGGGTACAGAGAAATCTTTGAGACTGATTCAAGCAGAGGAATATAATGAATCTTTAAATGAAGAAGAGAAGGAATTTGGTGAAGCGTTTGCTAACTATCTAAAAACAATTAATTCAGTCAAGGTAAATACAATTGTGGGTGATGGTGATTATATTGCAAAAGGAGTAAAAGTAGTATCAACTCCAGGTCATACACCAGGACATCAATCGATACTTCTTGAAAGTGAATCAATATTGTTTACAGGAGATGCATTAGCATTTGAAAATAATAGACTCATAATTGCTAATCCAGAGTTCACACTGGATATTGATGAATGTATGAAAAGTATTAGAAAAATTAGCGATATGAAATTAAGCAAGCTTATTTGCTATCATGGTGGTTTGGTTGAAAATGGTATATCTGAATCACTAAGCGAATTATTGGAAAACGAATGA
- the sleB gene encoding spore cortex-lytic enzyme, whose amino-acid sequence MKNGTILVMVIAIILLMGSSIIAEAYTLGSRTLMFGKVGEDVKELQIKLNQWGYSVGAPDGIYGKGTEKAIIQFQKDQGLVIDGIAGRNTINKLKAEKYIKYSVKPGDTLVKIANKFNTTVWKIKVNNNLNTDVIYVGERLNIPQSGPNTTSAYAIQSKSNYRLHITEEEMDWLTRAVYSEARGEPYKGQVAVAAVILNRVLHPRFPNTIKGVIFEPWAFTAVHDGQFWLEPKGTARQAVVDALKGWDPTGGATFYYNPAKVTSYWIYTRPVITRIGRHYFAT is encoded by the coding sequence TTGAAGAATGGGACTATACTGGTTATGGTTATTGCTATAATATTACTTATGGGTTCTTCAATTATTGCTGAGGCGTACACATTAGGTTCAAGAACATTAATGTTTGGTAAAGTTGGAGAGGATGTTAAAGAGTTACAGATCAAATTAAATCAATGGGGCTATAGTGTAGGTGCTCCCGATGGTATCTATGGAAAGGGAACAGAGAAGGCAATAATTCAGTTCCAAAAAGATCAAGGTCTAGTAATAGATGGAATTGCAGGTAGAAATACAATTAATAAATTAAAAGCAGAAAAGTATATTAAATACTCTGTTAAACCAGGAGATACTTTAGTAAAGATTGCTAATAAATTTAATACTACAGTTTGGAAGATTAAAGTGAATAATAATTTAAATACTGATGTCATTTACGTAGGAGAGAGGTTGAATATCCCACAATCAGGTCCTAATACAACTTCAGCTTATGCTATTCAAAGCAAATCTAATTATAGATTGCATATAACAGAAGAGGAGATGGACTGGTTGACAAGGGCTGTTTACTCTGAAGCAAGGGGTGAGCCTTATAAAGGACAGGTTGCTGTTGCGGCTGTTATCTTAAATAGGGTATTACATCCACGATTCCCAAATACAATTAAAGGTGTTATCTTTGAACCATGGGCATTTACAGCTGTTCATGATGGTCAATTCTGGTTAGAACCTAAGGGTACTGCCAGACAAGCTGTAGTAGATGCTTTAAAAGGCTGGGATCCAACAGGAGGAGCTACCTTCTATTATAATCCAGCTAAAGTAACTTCCTATTGGATTTATACTAGACCAGTTATTACACGAATTGGAAGACATTATTTTGCAACTTAG
- a CDS encoding DUF4126 domain-containing protein gives MNLVLNLLIGIGLSAASGFRVFIPLLIMSISALSGDLILAENFEWIGSYSALSVFIVATIIEAAAYYLPAIDEFLEKISKPATMVAGTIIMSSFIVDLSPMLGWVLAIIAGGGTSALVNEQRLESKKNSITANTINLKSLLFSTREICSAASLSLLMMLAPITSFLVFFVIVVLLIKQIF, from the coding sequence TTGAACTTAGTATTGAATCTGTTAATTGGTATTGGATTAAGTGCAGCTTCGGGCTTTAGGGTATTTATTCCCTTATTGATAATGAGCATTTCAGCTTTATCAGGAGATTTGATATTGGCTGAAAATTTTGAATGGATAGGAAGTTATTCAGCTTTATCTGTTTTTATAGTGGCAACGATTATAGAGGCTGCTGCTTATTATCTTCCTGCAATAGATGAATTTCTAGAGAAGATTTCCAAGCCAGCCACAATGGTGGCAGGGACTATTATTATGTCTTCGTTTATTGTAGATTTAAGCCCTATGTTAGGTTGGGTATTAGCAATTATTGCTGGAGGGGGAACTTCAGCACTTGTAAATGAACAGAGATTGGAGAGCAAAAAGAACTCTATAACCGCAAATACTATTAATTTAAAGAGTCTTTTATTCAGTACTAGAGAAATCTGTAGTGCAGCCTCATTATCACTGTTGATGATGCTTGCTCCTATAACTTCATTTTTAGTTTTTTTTGTTATAGTAGTTCTGTTAATTAAGCAGATATTTTAA
- a CDS encoding polysaccharide deacetylase family protein, whose protein sequence is MDIKLTKKDLLVFCVVLSVTFFLLGLFVSDTFNNPAIRVSSNKLVPIYKVGTEEKKVAITLDGMWGAKNTPRLLEIFRENDVNITFFFGGNWLEEYPHLVKEIAANGHEVGNHSYTHPHMASLSASQIEEELNRTGEIIKNLTGKQPTVFRPPFGEYSNQVIKSCDKLGYYPIQWSIDSLDWKDVSVDFIVKRVLDNLSPGDIVLMHNNANNTPEALTRLLPELKRRGYEIVPVSELIYKDNYYIESHTGIQKKRGAE, encoded by the coding sequence ATGGATATAAAGTTGACTAAAAAAGATTTGCTGGTCTTTTGTGTTGTGTTAAGTGTGACCTTCTTTTTATTGGGTCTATTTGTTAGTGATACTTTTAATAATCCTGCAATTAGAGTTAGTAGTAATAAATTGGTTCCAATCTATAAGGTAGGTACTGAGGAGAAGAAGGTGGCGATTACCTTAGATGGAATGTGGGGGGCTAAAAATACTCCTCGCTTATTAGAGATTTTTAGGGAGAATGATGTCAATATTACCTTCTTTTTCGGTGGGAATTGGCTAGAGGAGTATCCTCATTTGGTAAAAGAGATAGCTGCTAATGGTCATGAAGTTGGTAATCACAGTTATACCCATCCTCATATGGCTTCTTTAAGTGCAAGCCAAATTGAAGAGGAACTAAATAGAACTGGTGAGATTATTAAGAATTTAACTGGCAAGCAACCAACGGTATTCCGTCCACCCTTTGGTGAGTATAGCAATCAGGTAATTAAGAGTTGTGATAAGTTAGGTTATTATCCGATTCAGTGGAGTATAGACTCTTTAGATTGGAAGGATGTGAGTGTTGATTTTATAGTTAAGCGTGTTCTTGATAATTTAAGTCCTGGAGATATAGTTTTAATGCATAATAATGCTAACAATACTCCAGAAGCTTTGACTAGATTGCTTCCAGAGTTAAAGAGGAGAGGTTATGAGATTGTACCAGTCTCTGAACTGATTTATAAAGATAATTATTATATTGAAAGCCATACAGGAATTCAAAAGAAGAGAGGAGCTGAATAG
- a CDS encoding deoxyribonuclease IV produces MKFGVHTSIAGGIDQAVVRAAELDCGAFQIFSTNPRGWKAKEISDKEAQCFKDALIKYNLGTVVVHTPYLINLASPKEHIYDKSIKALIAGIKRADKIGAKYMVLHPGSHTGAGIDQGIENIAKGLIRVITETDPEVNILLENVAGAGTAIGKSIKELERIIKEADNHKQLGICYDTCHGFAAGYDIREEEEVDILLEEIDSRIGLKRLGVIHANDSIGELGSNKDRHHHIGEGKIGLEGFRNLVNHPQLKDNAFILETPVDEQKNDQDNLTIIKSLVE; encoded by the coding sequence ATGAAATTTGGAGTTCATACGTCAATTGCTGGAGGAATTGATCAAGCAGTAGTTAGAGCAGCAGAGTTGGACTGTGGAGCCTTTCAAATATTCTCTACTAACCCTAGAGGTTGGAAGGCTAAGGAGATAAGTGATAAAGAAGCTCAATGCTTTAAAGATGCTCTAATTAAATATAATTTAGGAACTGTCGTAGTCCATACCCCTTATTTAATCAATTTAGCTTCACCTAAGGAGCATATCTATGATAAATCTATCAAGGCCTTAATTGCGGGTATAAAGAGGGCTGATAAGATAGGAGCTAAATATATGGTCTTACACCCTGGAAGCCATACAGGAGCAGGTATTGACCAGGGGATAGAGAATATTGCAAAGGGACTAATTAGAGTAATAACAGAGACTGATCCAGAAGTTAATATTCTCTTAGAGAATGTAGCTGGAGCAGGGACTGCAATTGGCAAGAGTATTAAAGAGCTAGAAAGAATAATAAAAGAAGCAGATAACCATAAACAGCTAGGAATCTGTTATGATACCTGCCATGGTTTTGCCGCAGGTTATGATATTAGAGAAGAGGAGGAAGTAGATATATTGTTAGAGGAGATTGATTCTCGAATTGGTCTTAAAAGGTTAGGTGTCATTCATGCCAATGACTCTATTGGTGAATTGGGATCAAATAAAGACCGGCATCACCATATAGGTGAGGGGAAAATTGGATTAGAAGGTTTTAGAAATTTAGTTAACCATCCACAGTTAAAGGATAACGCCTTTATTTTAGAGACGCCAGTTGATGAGCAGAAGAATGATCAAGATAATTTGACCATTATTAAAAGTTTAGTAGAATAA
- a CDS encoding N-acetylmuramoyl-L-alanine amidase: protein MKRIKVFFITPLNIALAILAIFILSFFITFRVKSTTVMSDIDKTIVIDAGHGGIDAGTNHGDILEKDINLSIAKKLEKFFDGRGNINIIMTRTNDELYQKDRNKDIVHRVEVVKENKADLLVSIHVNSFPGSKSFGGQTFYKANSEESKKLADFIQKKLIEIQPKNYRKIKEGPYYVLRKSPVPAVIVEVGFISNPKDRKRISDPKEQEKIAEAIGKGIIEYFNSNLDLSIENENSPTMTGNSKNYINLYYGVYSQEGIEDLAVEELKLNSLKASNSKGKSTVEEVATQIINKLLEGPQLKEHLRLIPRSTKLLNLNIEDNIAYVNFNEELILSYSGGNGELLKVKSIIYSLTQLPEIKKVKVLIEGNDFNNGELYFDTPLK from the coding sequence ATGAAAAGAATAAAGGTATTCTTCATCACTCCTCTAAATATCGCTTTAGCTATCCTAGCTATCTTTATATTAAGTTTCTTTATTACCTTTAGGGTAAAAAGTACTACAGTAATGTCAGATATTGATAAAACTATCGTTATTGATGCTGGACATGGAGGAATAGATGCAGGAACAAACCATGGTGATATTCTAGAGAAAGATATTAACCTATCTATAGCAAAAAAGCTAGAGAAGTTCTTCGATGGTCGAGGCAATATTAATATAATAATGACTAGAACTAATGATGAACTTTATCAAAAGGATAGAAATAAAGATATCGTTCATAGAGTTGAAGTAGTTAAAGAGAATAAAGCAGATCTTCTAGTAAGTATTCATGTTAATAGCTTCCCTGGTTCTAAATCCTTTGGAGGACAGACCTTTTACAAAGCAAATTCAGAAGAGAGTAAGAAACTAGCAGATTTTATTCAGAAGAAGCTAATAGAAATTCAACCAAAGAATTATCGAAAGATCAAGGAAGGTCCTTATTATGTGCTTCGCAAAAGTCCTGTTCCAGCTGTGATTGTTGAAGTAGGCTTTATCAGCAATCCCAAAGATAGAAAGAGAATATCAGACCCTAAAGAACAGGAAAAAATCGCTGAAGCTATTGGTAAAGGAATTATAGAGTACTTTAATAGTAATCTAGACCTGAGTATAGAGAACGAAAACAGCCCTACTATGACTGGTAATTCTAAGAATTATATTAACTTATATTATGGTGTCTATAGTCAAGAAGGTATAGAAGATTTAGCCGTAGAAGAGCTTAAACTTAACAGTTTAAAAGCAAGTAACTCTAAAGGTAAATCAACTGTTGAAGAAGTAGCTACACAGATTATTAATAAATTATTAGAAGGTCCTCAGCTAAAGGAGCATTTGAGATTAATTCCTAGATCAACCAAATTATTAAATCTTAACATCGAAGATAATATTGCTTATGTTAATTTTAATGAAGAGTTAATTTTAAGCTACTCAGGTGGTAACGGAGAGTTATTGAAGGTTAAATCTATTATCTACTCCTTAACTCAGTTACCAGAGATCAAAAAAGTAAAAGTGTTAATAGAAGGCAATGATTTCAATAATGGAGAGTTATATTTCGATACACCCTTAAAATGA
- a CDS encoding polysaccharide deacetylase family protein, producing the protein MSRRKVRIFYLPLNRDVILGFVGLVILLSFGFIHFDKSNNINEQAVFSQQNKPIYNGPEDKQAMALTINVAWGEEFLPSMLDTLDKYNVKATFFFVGRWVEKFPDKTKEIQKRGHELGNHGFRHLHPKQLDKERLIKLIKDNEELINKTTGYKTDLFAPPYGEVDDRVAQVAAEIGYKTIMWSADTIDWQRPAPDVIINRVIDKASNGGIVLMHPTKPTAEALPQIIERLQSEGYKLVTVSELLE; encoded by the coding sequence ATGTCTCGAAGGAAGGTTAGAATATTTTATTTACCTTTAAATAGAGATGTAATCTTAGGTTTTGTCGGACTTGTAATTTTATTAAGCTTTGGGTTTATTCATTTTGATAAGTCTAATAATATTAATGAACAGGCTGTATTTAGTCAACAGAATAAGCCAATTTATAATGGTCCTGAGGATAAGCAAGCTATGGCTTTAACGATTAATGTGGCTTGGGGAGAAGAGTTTTTACCATCAATGTTAGATACCTTGGATAAATATAATGTTAAGGCTACCTTCTTTTTTGTAGGAAGATGGGTAGAGAAATTCCCTGATAAGACAAAAGAGATTCAGAAGCGGGGGCATGAATTAGGGAATCATGGTTTCCGACACCTTCATCCCAAACAGCTAGATAAAGAGCGCTTAATCAAGTTAATCAAAGATAATGAAGAGCTGATCAACAAGACTACTGGTTATAAGACTGACCTGTTTGCTCCACCTTATGGTGAGGTTGATGATAGAGTGGCTCAAGTAGCAGCAGAGATTGGTTATAAGACGATTATGTGGAGTGCTGATACAATCGACTGGCAGCGACCAGCACCTGATGTTATTATCAATCGAGTAATTGATAAAGCCAGTAATGGTGGAATTGTTCTGATGCATCCAACTAAGCCAACAGCAGAGGCTCTACCCCAGATTATTGAAAGGTTACAGAGTGAAGGATATAAGTTAGTAACTGTCTCTGAGTTGTTGGAGTAA